One Streptomyces sp. NBC_01217 genomic region harbors:
- a CDS encoding DUF5947 family protein codes for MSAPASGVHALRRFAGPREPRQERCELCGAPVTEGGHRHLVDIEQRALACACTPCALLFERPGAAHGRFLSVPDRYLVDRDHRLDDNAWELLQIPVSVAFFFRNAALDRLVALYPSPAGATESELDPATWQTVLGTSRLSQLLEPDVEALLLRRSEGRAQCYLVPIDICYELVGRMRLLWQGFDGGAEARADLQAFFEHIERRAGAAEEERRP; via the coding sequence GTGAGCGCGCCCGCCTCGGGCGTACACGCGCTGCGGCGGTTCGCGGGACCCCGCGAACCCCGGCAGGAGCGCTGCGAACTCTGCGGCGCGCCCGTGACCGAGGGCGGCCACAGGCACCTGGTGGACATTGAGCAGCGTGCGCTCGCGTGCGCCTGCACCCCGTGCGCCCTGCTCTTCGAACGGCCCGGCGCCGCCCACGGCAGGTTCCTGAGCGTCCCCGACCGCTACCTCGTCGACCGCGACCACCGGCTCGACGACAACGCGTGGGAGCTCCTGCAGATCCCGGTCAGCGTCGCCTTCTTCTTCCGCAACGCCGCACTGGACCGGCTCGTGGCGCTCTACCCGAGCCCCGCCGGAGCCACCGAGAGCGAACTCGATCCCGCCACCTGGCAGACGGTCCTCGGCACCAGCCGCCTGTCCCAACTGCTCGAACCCGATGTGGAAGCACTGCTGTTGCGCCGCTCCGAGGGCCGGGCCCAGTGCTATCTCGTACCGATCGACATCTGCTACGAGCTGGTGGGACGCATGCGCCTGCTGTGGCAGGGCTTCGACGGCGGAGCCGAGGCCCGTGCCGATCTGCAGGCCTTCTTCGAACACATCGAACGCCGGGCCGGGGCAGCAGAGGAGGAGCGGCGGCCATGA